The Bacteroidales bacterium DNA window TCAAAGTATTGAAACAGTTGCAAGTTTGATTGATGAAAAAATAAAAAAGGTAATGGGTAAGTAATGGCTGAAAGTAACTTTATTGATTATGTTAAAATTTATTGCCGAAGTGGGAAGGGCGGAGGAGGCTCCACGCATTTTTATCGCTCAAAATTAACACCTAGAGGTGGTCCAGATGGTGGAAATGGCGGAAGAGGAGCTCATGTTATTGTGCGTGGAAACAAGCAGCTATGGACTTTGCTACATCTGAAATATACTAAACATATTCATGCTGAAAATGGTGAAAGTGGGAGCGGAAACAGAAAAACAGGAAGAGACGGTCGTGATGTGTATATCGAAGTACCGTTAGGCACTGTTGTTCGAGATGCTGAAACTTCTGAAGTGCTTTTTGAGATTACATCTCATGATGAAGAAGTAATTCTTTTAAATGGTGGACGTGGCGGAAAAGGGAATGAGTTTTTTAAAACTGCTACAATGCAGGCTCCGCGCTTTGCACAACCGGGCGAACCAGCTTCGGAAATGTGGGCAATATTTGAACTTAAGCTCCTTGCCGATGTTGGTCTGGTTGGATTTCCTAATGCTGGAAAATCAACTTTGCTTTCTGTTGTTTCTGCTGCTAAACCTGAAATTGCTGATTATCCTTTTACGACATTGGTGCCAAACTTAGGCGTAGTGTCTTATAGAGACCAGCGTTCTTTTGTTATGGCTGATATTCCGGGTATAATCGAAGGAGCCCACGAAGGGAAAGGAATTGGACTTAGATTTCTTAGACATATAGAGAGAAACAGCATACTTCTATTCCTTTTGCCTGCAAATTCTGAGGATATAATGAAGGAATATAAAATTTTGATGAATGAGCTTAAGCAATTTAATCCTGAATTACTCAATAAAAAAATATTAGTATCTATTTCTAAGTGCGATTTAATAGATGAAGACCGAAAAAAAGAAATAGAAAAAAAGATGAAAAAGCTAAATCCGGTATTTTTTTCCTCAGCTTCAAGCATGGGATTAGCAGAGCTAAAAGATAGATTGTGGCAGCTTTTAACCGAAGATAATGATTGATTTTTTAGAACATATTGACAAGGAAATATTTTTTTTGATTAATGGAAATTATTCAAATACAGCAGACTTGTTCTTTGAATTTGTTAGCAGAAAGCTAGTGTGGATACCATTTTATTTGGTTTTGTTAATTTTATGCATTAAAACTCTTAAATCAAAATGGTGGATTTTGCTTATAGCTATCCCGCTGTTAGTAACAGCTACAGACCAAGTCTCTGTTCATTTATTTAAAAATGTATTTTTAAGATACAGACCTTGCCATAATTTGGAGTTGAGCGGCATGGTGCATATTGTTAATGGTCATTGCGGCGGACAATATGGATTTATTTCTTCTCATGCAACTAATGTTTTTGGACTTGCAACTTTTGTTTGGCTAATTATAAGAAATAACTACAAATATTGGTTCTGGATTTTATTTATTGGCTATGCGTCTCTTATTGCATATAGCCGAGTTTATTTAGGCGTGCATTATCCATCAGATGTAGCTGTGGGAGCATTGGTTGGAATAGCTATTGGAGCGATTTTTTATTTTCTTGTG harbors:
- the obgE gene encoding GTPase ObgE; amino-acid sequence: MAESNFIDYVKIYCRSGKGGGGSTHFYRSKLTPRGGPDGGNGGRGAHVIVRGNKQLWTLLHLKYTKHIHAENGESGSGNRKTGRDGRDVYIEVPLGTVVRDAETSEVLFEITSHDEEVILLNGGRGGKGNEFFKTATMQAPRFAQPGEPASEMWAIFELKLLADVGLVGFPNAGKSTLLSVVSAAKPEIADYPFTTLVPNLGVVSYRDQRSFVMADIPGIIEGAHEGKGIGLRFLRHIERNSILLFLLPANSEDIMKEYKILMNELKQFNPELLNKKILVSISKCDLIDEDRKKEIEKKMKKLNPVFFSSASSMGLAELKDRLWQLLTEDND
- a CDS encoding phosphatase PAP2 family protein, which encodes MIDFLEHIDKEIFFLINGNYSNTADLFFEFVSRKLVWIPFYLVLLILCIKTLKSKWWILLIAIPLLVTATDQVSVHLFKNVFLRYRPCHNLELSGMVHIVNGHCGGQYGFISSHATNVFGLATFVWLIIRNNYKYWFWILFIGYASLIAYSRVYLGVHYPSDVAVGALVGIAIGAIFYFLVRRVLKKISA